In the Ilumatobacteraceae bacterium genome, one interval contains:
- a CDS encoding quinone oxidoreductase: protein MWAIQIDQSGGPEVMQWRELDDPAPGDGQIVVDVAAAGLNYIDTYQRSGLYDVPTPYVLGLEGAGVVTAVGEGVSQWAVGDRVAWPGAAGSYATQVALAADQVVAVPESVDLETAAAIPLQGMTAHYLVTDTFELGAGSRCLVHAGAGGVGLLLIQMAKLLGAEVFTTVGTEEKAELARAAGADHTILYRDVDFAEAVTEIAGPRPLDVVYDGVGKSVFEQSLTVLRPRGMMVTFGNASGPVDPVSPLALSANGSIFLTRPTLFHYIAERSDLERRAADLYHWIGEGDLDVRIGHRFALAEAADAHRAIEARETTGKVLLIPDV from the coding sequence ATGTGGGCGATCCAGATCGATCAGTCCGGTGGACCCGAGGTCATGCAGTGGCGCGAGCTCGACGACCCGGCGCCCGGCGACGGACAGATCGTCGTCGATGTCGCCGCGGCCGGTCTCAACTACATCGACACGTACCAGCGGTCGGGTCTCTACGACGTCCCCACGCCGTACGTGCTCGGATTGGAGGGCGCCGGCGTCGTGACCGCCGTCGGCGAAGGTGTGTCGCAGTGGGCGGTCGGCGACCGTGTCGCCTGGCCGGGCGCCGCCGGTTCGTACGCGACGCAGGTCGCCCTCGCCGCCGACCAGGTGGTGGCGGTACCGGAGTCGGTCGATCTCGAGACCGCAGCGGCGATCCCACTCCAGGGGATGACCGCGCACTACCTCGTCACCGACACGTTCGAGCTCGGTGCCGGCAGCCGCTGCCTCGTGCACGCCGGGGCCGGGGGCGTCGGACTGCTGCTGATCCAGATGGCCAAGCTGCTGGGCGCCGAGGTGTTCACGACCGTCGGCACCGAGGAGAAGGCCGAGTTGGCACGGGCCGCCGGCGCCGACCACACGATCTTGTACCGCGACGTCGACTTCGCCGAGGCGGTCACCGAGATCGCCGGGCCGCGTCCGCTCGACGTGGTCTACGACGGCGTCGGCAAATCGGTGTTCGAGCAGAGCCTCACCGTGCTGCGGCCGCGGGGGATGATGGTGACGTTCGGGAACGCCTCCGGTCCGGTCGACCCGGTCTCACCGTTGGCGCTGTCGGCGAACGGTTCGATCTTCCTGACCCGACCGACCCTGTTCCACTACATCGCCGAACGCAGCGATCTCGAACGCCGCGCGGCCGACCTGTACCACTGGATCGGCGAGGGTGATCTCGACGTTCGGATCGGTCACCGGTTCGCGCTGGCCGAAGCCGCCGATGCCCACCGGGCGATCGAAGCGCGTGAGACGACCGGCAAGGTGCTGCTGATCCCCGACGTGTGA